In a genomic window of Panthera tigris isolate Pti1 chromosome D4, P.tigris_Pti1_mat1.1, whole genome shotgun sequence:
- the LOC102952758 gene encoding tigger transposable element-derived protein 1-like — MITVEVKKEIVEKYERGMRVAEIARFYKKSTSTICTILKKKEEIRGLDAAKGVTRISKQRPRVLEDVEKLLLVWINEKRLAGDTVTENFICEKAKALYTDLVSKLPGTSTENEEGFKASRGWFDNFKRRSGIRSVVRHRDAASSDAKAAEVFAAEFQKLMASECYLPEQVFNCDETGLFWKEMPERTHITEEESAVPGHRPVKDRLTLLFCANASGDFKVKPLLVYHSENPRAFRKCRVQKSQLNVMWRSNSKAWVTRILFVEWVNEAFGPAVKKYLLEKNLPLRALLVMDDAPAHPPGFEDDLLEEFEFIKVKFLPPNTTPVLQPMDQQVISNFKQLYTKALFQQCFEVTKGTDLTLREFWQNHFHIVNCLQIIDKAWDGVTKRTLNSAWRKLWPGCVLAPDLEGLAHEQQPPVVGETVSLGKTRGLEVNEDDSQEPVEERGREPTTDELMGLHREQQQEVMGEISSAGEKKAKESLTSSEIREMCESLRPMGKGPRRASSREGPRPGLWRSRFLAELHMQA; from the exons aTGATCACGGTGGAAGTCAAGAAGGAAATCGTCGAGAAGTACGAACGAGGGATGCGAGTggccgaaattgcaagattttataagaagtctacgtCAACCATTTgcacaatattaaagaagaaagaagaaataagggggCTAGATGCAGCGAAAGGAGTTACGAGAATATCAAAGCAACGGCCACGTGTTCTGGAAGATGTAGAGAAGTTGCTTCTGGTTTGGATAAATGAGAAACGGCTGGCGGGTGACACCGTGACCGAGAACTTTATCTGCGAGAAGGCAAAGGCCTTGTACACCGACCTCGTAAGTAAACTGCCAGGTACGTCAACAGAAAACGAAGAAGGCTTCaaagcaagcaggggatggtTTGATAACTTTAAGAGGAGAAGCGGCATCCGTAGTGTTGTGAGGCACAGAGACGCTGCGAGTTCGGACGCTAAGGCAGCGGAGGTGTTCGCTGCCGAGTTCCAGAAGCTCATGGCTTCCGAGTGTTACCTGCCGGAGCAAGTTTTTAACTGCGATGAGACGGGGCTGTTTTGGAAAGAGATGCCAGAGCGGACGCACATTACGGAAGAAGAGAGTGCGGTGCCTGGTCACAGGCCCGTGAAAGACCGTCTCACCCTCTTGTTTTGCGCCAACGCGAGTGGGGATTTCAAAGTCAAGCCCCTGCTCGTGTATCATTCCGAGAACCCACGAGCCTTCAGGAAATGCAGGGTGCAGAAGAGCCAGTTAAACGTCATGTGGAGGTCCAACAGCAAGGCTTGGGTCACTCGTATCTTGTTCGTCGAGTGGGTCAACGAGGCCTTCGGTCCTGCGGTGAAGAAATACCTTCTGGAGAAGAATCTGCCGCTCAGAGCCTTGCTGGTGATGGACGATGCCCCTGCTCATCCTCCAGGCTTTGAGGACGACCTGCTGGAGGAATTCGAGTTCATTAAGGTCAAGTTCCTTCCTCCCAACACCACTCCAGTCCTCCAGCCCATGGATCAGCAGGTCATTTCCAACTTTAAACAGCTTTACACCAAAGCGCTATTTCAGCAATGCTTTGAGGTGACCAAAGGAACAGACCTTACCCTCCGAGAGTTTTGGCAAAATCATTTCCACATCGTGAACTGCCTCCAGATCATCGATAAAGCCTGGGACGGGGTCACCAAGAGAACCCTCAATTCTGCTTGGAGAAAACTGTGGCCCGGTTGTGTTCTTGCACCTGACTTAGAGGGGCTTGCTCATGAACAGCAGCCGCCAGTTGTCGGTGAAACGGTGTCCTTGGGGAAGACCAGGGGACTGGAGGTGAATGAGGACGACAGTCAGGAGCCGGTGGAGGAGCGTGGCCGGGAGCCGACCACCGACGAACTGATGGGTCTGCATCGCGAGCAGCAGCAAGAGGTTATGGGGGAGATCTCGTCTGCAGGGGAGAAAAAGGCCAAGGAGTCCCTCACTTCAagtgagattagggagatgtgtgaAAG CCTGCGCCCCATGGGAAAGGGTCCCCGAAGAGCCTCCTCTCGTGAGGGCCCCCGGCCGGGACTCTGGAGGAGCCGGTTCCTCGCTGAGCTGCACATGCAGGCCTAG